One genomic region from Croceicoccus sp. YJ47 encodes:
- a CDS encoding SDR family NAD(P)-dependent oxidoreductase → MDDQETNPAAPTALVTGSTRGIGKAIADMLRQRGVHVLTHGSGDGPTGRAQLSADLDDPAAPAQLWADALAAVRAAGRTRIDILINNAGLFDAAPIDLSDIAWLDAWDRTLRINLSSAAQLSRLAVRHWQEGGNAGGRLVNIASRAAYRGDSPDHWHYAAAKSGLVAMGKTIARHYAGDGILAYTVCPGFVDTAMVGDGANASDAADLARDIPLGRVARPEEIARIAAFCALDAPESMTGAVIDANGASFVR, encoded by the coding sequence ATGGACGATCAAGAGACGAACCCCGCCGCCCCGACCGCGCTCGTCACCGGGAGCACGCGCGGCATTGGCAAGGCCATTGCCGATATGTTGCGGCAGCGCGGCGTGCATGTGCTCACCCACGGGAGCGGCGACGGACCCACAGGGCGCGCGCAGCTTTCCGCCGATCTCGACGATCCCGCCGCACCGGCGCAGCTGTGGGCCGATGCGCTGGCCGCCGTGCGCGCGGCGGGGCGGACGCGCATCGACATCCTCATCAACAATGCCGGATTGTTCGACGCCGCACCCATCGACCTGTCCGACATCGCATGGCTCGACGCGTGGGACCGCACGCTGCGCATCAACCTGTCGAGCGCGGCGCAATTGTCGAGGCTCGCCGTGCGGCACTGGCAGGAGGGCGGCAACGCGGGCGGAAGGCTCGTCAATATCGCCAGCCGCGCGGCCTATCGCGGCGATTCGCCCGATCACTGGCACTATGCCGCGGCGAAATCCGGGCTGGTCGCCATGGGCAAGACCATTGCGCGCCATTATGCGGGCGACGGCATCCTCGCCTATACCGTGTGCCCCGGCTTCGTCGATACGGCGATGGTCGGCGATGGTGCCAACGCCAGCGACGCCGCCGATCTGGCCCGCGACATTCCGCTCGGCCGCGTGGCGCGACCGGAGGAAATTGCCCGCATCGCCGCGTTCTGCGCGCTGGATGCGCCCGAAAGCATGACCGGCGCGGTGATCGACGCCAATGGCGCGAGCTTCGTGCGATGA
- the sdhC gene encoding succinate dehydrogenase, cytochrome b556 subunit, which produces MADARGGNRLAKPRPLSPHLSIWKWGPAMAVSILHRVSGNAMATVGLLILLWMVGAIAAGPDAYADFAAVMGSWIGIIVLIGISWSFFNHMASGIRHLVLDVGAGYEVDRNNRWSTISILIGILLTVAFWAVVLLA; this is translated from the coding sequence ATGGCCGATGCAAGGGGCGGAAACCGCCTGGCGAAACCGCGTCCGCTTTCGCCGCATCTCTCGATCTGGAAATGGGGACCGGCGATGGCCGTGTCCATCCTGCACCGCGTGTCGGGCAATGCGATGGCAACGGTCGGCCTGCTCATCCTGTTGTGGATGGTCGGCGCGATTGCCGCCGGGCCGGACGCCTATGCCGATTTCGCCGCCGTCATGGGAAGCTGGATCGGGATCATCGTGCTGATCGGCATTTCCTGGTCGTTCTTCAACCACATGGCTTCGGGCATCCGCCACCTCGTCCTCGACGTGGGTGCGGGCTACGAAGTCGATCGCAACAATCGCTGGTCCACGATTTCCATCCTGATCGGCATTCTTCTCACCGTCGCCTTCTGGGCGGTGGTGCTGCTGGCCTGA
- a CDS encoding 50S ribosomal protein L11 methyltransferase has translation MTSWIITAFAPRDMVHDALLRQEDIADWDEDIVVTGCEIEEQKPLEWRLVAYLPRRPTKADRTAIAALFDAPPPLTVEKLPEEDWVTLSQQGVEPITAGRFHVHTPDHPASDAPGIRSFVIPASQAFGTGQHRTTAGCLEMLDAMRAQGAVVRNIADIGTGTGLLAFAAMHLWPRALATASDIDAVCHDVVIDNAAANGIPVGSGPGQLAMTIAAGMDSPILQSRGPYDLLIANILAGPLVELAPDFGRAVVPGGHLLLAGLLETQERDVRRAAFRAGFRLARRAVRGDWSILWLRKRAGR, from the coding sequence ATGACGAGCTGGATCATCACGGCCTTCGCCCCGCGCGACATGGTGCATGACGCGCTGCTCAGGCAGGAGGACATCGCCGACTGGGACGAGGACATCGTCGTCACCGGGTGCGAGATCGAAGAGCAGAAGCCGCTCGAATGGCGGCTCGTTGCGTATCTGCCGCGCCGCCCGACCAAGGCGGACCGGACCGCCATCGCCGCCCTGTTCGACGCGCCGCCGCCGCTCACGGTCGAAAAGCTGCCCGAGGAGGACTGGGTCACGTTGAGCCAGCAGGGGGTCGAGCCGATCACCGCGGGCCGTTTCCACGTCCACACCCCCGACCATCCGGCCAGCGATGCGCCCGGCATCAGGAGCTTCGTCATTCCGGCGAGCCAGGCCTTCGGCACCGGGCAGCATCGGACGACGGCGGGTTGCCTCGAAATGCTGGACGCGATGCGGGCGCAGGGCGCCGTCGTGCGCAATATCGCCGACATCGGGACGGGCACGGGGCTGCTCGCCTTTGCCGCGATGCATCTGTGGCCGCGCGCGCTCGCCACGGCGAGCGACATCGACGCGGTATGCCACGATGTCGTGATCGACAACGCGGCCGCGAATGGCATTCCCGTCGGCAGCGGACCGGGGCAATTGGCGATGACCATCGCGGCGGGGATGGATTCGCCGATCCTGCAATCGCGCGGGCCTTACGATCTGCTGATCGCGAATATCCTCGCCGGGCCGCTGGTCGAACTGGCGCCCGATTTCGGGCGGGCGGTGGTGCCGGGCGGGCATCTGCTGCTCGCCGGATTGCTGGAGACGCAGGAGCGCGACGTGCGCCGCGCGGCCTTTCGCGCCGGGTTCCGGCTCGCACGGCGGGCGGTGCGGGGCGACTGGTCGATCCTGTGGCTGCGCAAGCGCGCCGGGCGATAG
- a CDS encoding ion channel: protein MAAPPAPAQDAHAQDDTVAAATASQRTPETPSTPASDPGPEEAASEEPLPPRPASPAYMPTTRGSGPVQVAVAEVAPYAIRNADGRWTGPALDLFRAAAEESGLDYTLVPTSPDAIGRSDAAVAFPVYATASLANDARRSLPFHVDSVGLIGRSPGGGFLAGLAGLLNTSFLRVVAIVSAVLLVVGAIFYFVERKTNEGLHADDGRMHGIGHGFWWAGVTATTIGYGDLVPKTTWGRVVAMIWMLFSMALTAILTAYIISLTGARGGRTALTEAVSGLAVGYVADGTIAGEDLRGADALREFPTMDAALAAYDEEEIDAVAAPYQQAREMADDREVQRTSGSVVMPVFRVTEQGDFRAALDRIILSPDWQSRIEREFSDR, encoded by the coding sequence ATGGCCGCGCCGCCCGCCCCTGCGCAGGACGCCCATGCGCAGGACGACACCGTGGCCGCCGCGACGGCTTCGCAGCGCACGCCCGAAACGCCATCGACGCCCGCGTCCGACCCCGGCCCGGAGGAGGCGGCAAGCGAGGAGCCTTTGCCGCCGCGCCCGGCCTCGCCCGCCTACATGCCGACGACGCGCGGTTCGGGTCCGGTGCAGGTCGCCGTGGCGGAGGTTGCGCCCTATGCCATCCGGAATGCGGATGGCCGCTGGACCGGTCCGGCGCTCGACCTGTTCCGCGCCGCGGCGGAGGAGAGCGGGCTCGACTATACGCTGGTTCCGACATCGCCCGACGCCATCGGGCGCAGCGATGCCGCCGTCGCCTTTCCCGTGTACGCCACCGCGTCGCTGGCAAACGATGCGCGGCGCAGCCTGCCGTTCCATGTCGATTCGGTCGGGCTGATCGGGCGATCGCCGGGGGGCGGGTTCCTCGCCGGGCTCGCGGGGCTGCTCAATACCAGCTTCCTGCGCGTGGTGGCGATCGTGTCGGCGGTGTTGCTGGTGGTGGGGGCGATCTTCTATTTCGTGGAGCGCAAGACGAACGAAGGGCTTCATGCCGACGACGGGCGCATGCATGGCATCGGGCACGGCTTCTGGTGGGCCGGGGTGACGGCGACCACCATCGGCTATGGCGACCTGGTGCCGAAAACGACCTGGGGCCGGGTGGTCGCGATGATCTGGATGCTGTTTTCCATGGCGCTCACCGCGATCCTGACCGCCTATATCATCTCGCTGACCGGGGCGCGGGGCGGCAGGACCGCGCTGACCGAGGCGGTGTCGGGCCTTGCGGTGGGCTATGTCGCCGATGGCACGATCGCGGGCGAGGATCTGCGCGGCGCCGATGCCTTGCGCGAATTTCCCACGATGGACGCCGCGCTCGCCGCCTATGACGAGGAGGAGATCGACGCGGTCGCCGCCCCGTACCAGCAGGCCCGCGAAATGGCCGACGACCGGGAGGTGCAGCGCACGAGCGGTTCGGTCGTGATGCCGGTGTTCCGCGTGACGGAGCAGGGCGATTTCCGAGCCGCACTCGACCGCATCATCCTGTCCCCGGACTGGCAGTCCCGGATCGAGCGGGAATTCTCGGACCGCTGA
- a CDS encoding DUF2459 domain-containing protein: MAAQARRAIGLRGPLRSLARKGARWLAVAVAAVLALLALYAVAGWVGSSLPAHRGWEEARGPDAVEIMIGSNGVHTEIVMPRVNADMDWTRLFPAGDLAVNPGGRIAAPYTHVAIGWGEREVFLGTPTWADLSPVTVARIVATGGEGLLHVSHYVRPAPSTDYRPLRISRAEYRALVTEILQSVRTGGGRRAVYPGYLPQDVFYDAEGTYTVFTTCNEWTGGVLRRAGIATGAWTPFAGGVMKWVPMP; this comes from the coding sequence GTGGCTGCGCAAGCGCGCCGGGCGATAGGGCTGCGCGGGCCGCTGCGGAGCCTGGCGCGCAAAGGGGCGCGCTGGCTCGCGGTGGCGGTGGCGGCGGTGCTTGCCCTGCTCGCGCTCTATGCGGTGGCGGGGTGGGTCGGCTCCTCACTTCCCGCCCATCGCGGGTGGGAAGAGGCGCGCGGGCCGGACGCGGTCGAGATCATGATCGGCAGCAATGGCGTCCACACCGAAATCGTGATGCCGCGCGTCAATGCGGACATGGACTGGACCCGGCTGTTTCCGGCGGGCGATCTCGCCGTCAATCCGGGCGGGCGGATCGCGGCGCCCTACACCCACGTGGCCATCGGCTGGGGCGAGCGGGAGGTGTTTCTCGGCACGCCGACATGGGCGGATCTTTCCCCCGTCACCGTGGCGCGGATCGTGGCGACGGGCGGCGAGGGTCTGCTGCACGTGTCGCACTATGTCCGGCCGGCGCCGTCGACCGATTATCGCCCGCTGCGCATCAGCCGGGCGGAATATCGCGCGCTGGTGACGGAGATCTTGCAAAGCGTGCGGACAGGCGGCGGGCGCCGGGCGGTCTATCCGGGCTATCTCCCGCAGGACGTATTCTATGACGCGGAGGGCACCTATACGGTGTTCACCACGTGCAACGAATGGACGGGCGGCGTGCTGCGCCGGGCGGGCATTGCGACGGGGGCATGGACGCCGTTTGCCGGCGGGGTGATGAAATGGGTGCCGATGCCGTGA
- the sdhD gene encoding succinate dehydrogenase, hydrophobic membrane anchor protein, whose translation MGNGTRIGRVRGLGSAHEGAHHWLLQRFTAIGNLVLVLWLVFSLLTLPDYGYLTMASWLSSPLAATAMVLLILSTFWHARLGMQVMIEDYVHGANRFAAIVLLNLFFVAGGVFGIVSVIRIALGGA comes from the coding sequence ATGGGTAACGGAACCAGGATCGGCCGCGTTCGCGGGCTCGGCTCCGCGCACGAAGGCGCGCACCACTGGCTGCTGCAACGCTTTACCGCTATCGGCAATCTCGTGCTCGTGCTCTGGCTGGTGTTCAGCCTGCTGACGCTGCCGGATTACGGCTATCTGACGATGGCCTCGTGGCTGTCCAGCCCGCTTGCGGCGACGGCGATGGTCCTGCTCATCCTCTCCACCTTCTGGCACGCGCGGCTCGGCATGCAGGTCATGATCGAGGATTACGTGCATGGCGCGAACCGTTTCGCCGCCATCGTGCTGTTGAACCTGTTCTTTGTCGCGGGCGGTGTGTTCGGCATCGTGTCCGTGATCCGCATCGCGCTGGGAGGCGCATAA